From a single Desulfuribacillus alkaliarsenatis genomic region:
- a CDS encoding ABC transporter permease, with translation MTLQEAIRKKTFMIMGIVTILYLVFWTVMLNYFPNTSATHGMGDQFRPFAIQMVTKMGFQFSSMLIALLTIILAAGAVASELDSGLIQGIITRPIHRYQYILGKLVGLIILACLYASVLFFSILLIGYWFDLSTITSLTFTQTMKGWLLYLLLPSALVCLTLFGSVYFKTVSNGILVIFIYILGNVGGMVEMIGQYVNSNSIIGTGIFISLVSPFQTIYSTMERVMVPGSELAGTAMAGASLSGSGEPASVWMFVYIAIYMLAFVALAINKFSNKDIT, from the coding sequence ATGACACTTCAAGAAGCAATCCGCAAAAAAACATTTATGATCATGGGGATAGTTACCATTTTGTACTTGGTATTTTGGACGGTTATGCTTAATTATTTTCCCAATACGTCAGCGACCCACGGAATGGGCGATCAGTTCAGACCGTTTGCCATTCAAATGGTTACTAAGATGGGTTTTCAGTTCTCTTCGATGTTAATTGCCTTGTTAACGATTATACTTGCAGCAGGAGCCGTTGCATCTGAGCTAGACTCAGGACTGATACAAGGTATTATCACACGCCCAATTCACCGTTATCAGTATATTCTTGGGAAACTTGTGGGCTTGATTATCTTAGCTTGTTTGTACGCAAGTGTGCTTTTCTTCTCAATATTGCTTATCGGATATTGGTTTGACCTAAGCACGATTACCAGTTTAACATTTACGCAGACGATGAAAGGTTGGCTGTTATATTTATTACTTCCATCAGCACTTGTTTGCCTGACGTTGTTTGGTTCTGTATACTTCAAAACCGTTTCAAATGGAATCTTAGTGATTTTTATCTATATTTTAGGTAACGTTGGTGGAATGGTTGAAATGATTGGCCAGTACGTGAACAGTAATTCAATTATTGGAACGGGTATTTTTATTAGTCTAGTATCACCCTTCCAAACCATTTATAGTACGATGGAACGTGTCATGGTTCCTGGCTCTGAACTTGCTGGCACAGCCATGGCAGGTGCTAGTCTATCAGGAAGTGGAGAGCCAGCAAGCGTCTGGATGTTTGTCTATATAGCCATTTACATGTTAGCCTTTGTTGCATTAGCAATAAACAAGTTCTCTAATAAAGATATTACGTAG